From the genome of Epinephelus lanceolatus isolate andai-2023 chromosome 23, ASM4190304v1, whole genome shotgun sequence, one region includes:
- the fbxo7 gene encoding F-box only protein 7 — protein MKLRVRINRQTSRVELLGEEPSLKELSDLIQETLLSSHGLSTDTEFSLSLNGSEPLSDSGQTLASCGIVSGDLICVVLPESAANNVTSSTSSTSSTNRTTSSTENQRQQQNQQTAPMTSNQPSSSSSSSSSSSSASPAAAAVTQSKELAETLDSEPSVPSWEPMLCGEAEEGQAPLSLELLHHSAQTTSPNDAIMVAGHLLMLETGFVPQGCELKPGEMPAGWRSAAGVYKLQYTHPLCENSLAMVVAVGMGPLLVINATLKENETVSAVRKLCVNPSSYVTDEWPGESAAAAFRDLKKLSRIFKDQLAYPLIAAAREAMALPVAFGLAALPPELLLRVLRLLDVRSVVRLSSVCRHFNVSTADSTLWRHLYRRDFSDRDLSRPRDTDWRELYKQFYKIRSELRHGARHRSLPPFHWNPRDIFNPVPIPLHPPLPGIIGGDYDQRPSLPRVLLPRHRSDPIGRPEDVIGRPPRLRPMGGRSADIRRGFI, from the exons ATGAAGCTGCGAGTTCGGATCAACCGACAGACCAGCAGAGTGGAGTTACTGGGAGAGGAGCCCAGTCTGAAGGAGCTCTCAGACCTCATCCAGGAGACGCTGTTATCTTCTCATGGACTCAG cacagacacagagttCAGTTTGTCCCTGAACGGCTCAGAGCCTCTGTCAGACTCCGGTCAGACTCTGGCATCCTGCGGTATCGTCTCTGGAGACCTGATCTGTGTCGTCCTGCCTGAATCTGCAGCCAACAACGTCACCAGCTCCACCAGCTCCACCAGCTCCACCAACAGGACGACCAGCAGCACAGAGAaccagaggcagcagcagaaccaACAGACAGCACCCATGACATCCAACCAG cccagcagcagcagcagcagcagcagcagcagcagcagcgcgagtcctgcagcagcagctgtgacaCAGTCCAAGGAGCTCGCTGAGACGTTGGACTCTGAGCCGTCGGTCCCCAGCTGGGAGCCGATGCTGTGCGGCGAGGCGGAGGAGGGTCAggctcctctctctctggagctcctccaccactcggctcaAACCACCAGTCCCAACGACGCCATCATGGTGGCCGGACACCTGCTGATGCTCGAGACTGGCTTTGTTCCTCAG ggctgTGAGCTGAAGCCTGGTGAGATGCCCGCAGGGTGGAGGTCAGCAGCTGGAGTCTACAAACTGCAGTACACTCACCCTCTGTGCGAGAACAGCCTCGCCATGGTCGTGGCGGTAGGCATGGGTCCGCTGCTCGTCATCAACG CGACTCTGAAGGAGAACGAAACCGTCAGCGCGGTTCGTAAACTGTGTGTGAACCCCTCCAGCTACGTGACCGACGAGTGGCCAG GAGAAAGTGCAGCGGCAGCTTTTAGAGATCTTAAAAAACTGTCACGAATCTTCAAAGACCAGCTGGCGTACCCGCTGATCGCCGCCGCCAGAGAAG CGATGGCTCTGCCTGTGGCGTTCGGCCTGGCCGCTCTTCCTCCCGAGCTCCTCCTCAGAGTCCTCAGACTGCTGGACGTCCGCTCCGTGGTGAGACTGTCGTCCGTCTGCAGACACTTCAACGTGTCCACAGCCGACTCCACGCTGTGGAGACACCTGTACCGCCGCGACTTCTCAG ATCGAGATCTCAGCAGGCCCAGAGACACCGACTGGAGAGAG CTTTACAAACAATTCTATAAGATCCGCAGTGAGCTCCGACACGGGGCTCGTCaccgctccctccctcctttccacTGGAATCCCCGGGACATCTTCAACCCTGTCCCCATCCCCCTCCACCCCCCGCTGCCCGGCATCATCGGGGGGGACTACGACCAGAGGCCGAGCCTCCCCCGCGTCCTCCTCCCTCGCCATCGCTCCGACCCCATCGGTCGGCCAGAAGACGTCATCGGACGACCTCCGAGACTGCGACCGATGGGAGGACGATCTGCAGACATCCGGAGAGGATTCATTTGA